Proteins encoded together in one Telopea speciosissima isolate NSW1024214 ecotype Mountain lineage chromosome 4, Tspe_v1, whole genome shotgun sequence window:
- the LOC122659394 gene encoding xyloglucan 6-xylosyltransferase 2-like has product MLDRCFGARRIRQIQRTFRHGKITILCLFLTVLVLRGYLGAGKFGTPEQDFKEIKDHLHFRKRAEPHRVLEEAQTTTTETTENNNNNNNYGTFDPTKIAVDEEGDDEKPDPNKPYSLGPKISDWDEQRTKWLADNPNFPNFIAPNKPRVLLVTGSSPKPCENPIGDHYLLKSIKNKIDYCRLHAIEIFYNMALLDAEMAGFWAKLPLIRKLLLSHPEIEFLWWMDSDAMFTDMAFEVPWERYKDHNFVMHGWKEMIYDEKNWIGLNTGSFLLRNCQWSLDMLDAWSPMGPKGKIRDDAGKILTRELKGRPVFEADDQSAMVYLLITQRDKWGDKVYLENAYYLHGYWGILVDKYEEMIENYHPGLGDHRWPLVTHFVGCKPCGKFGDYSVERCLKQMDRAFNFGDNQILQIYGFTHKSLASRRVKRIRNDTSNPLEVKDELGLLHPSFKAVKVPASS; this is encoded by the coding sequence aTGCTGGATCGCTGCTTTGGAGCTCGTCGTATTCGACAGATCCAGCGAACTTTTCGGCATGGTAAGATCACCATTCTTTGCCTGTTCCTAACTGTTCTTGTTCTTCGCGGCTACTTAGGCGCTGGCAAATTCGGCACTCCGGAACAGGATTTTAAGGAGATAAAGGATCATCTTCACTTCCGCAAGCGTGCTGAGCCTCACCGTGTTCTTGAAGAAGCCCAGACTACAACTACGGAAACGACggagaacaacaacaacaacaacaactacggTACCTTTGATCCGACCAAGATAGCGGTCGATGAGGAAGGAGACGACGAGAAGCCTGATCCCAACAAGCCCTACAGTCTTGGCCCCAAGATCTCTGATTGGGACGAGCAGCGAACGAAATGGCTTGCGGATAACCCTAATTTCCCCAATTTCATTGCTCCCAACAAGCCTAGGGTTCTGCTCGTTACAGGGTCTTCGCCTAAACCATGTGAGAATCCAATCGGTGATCATTACCTCTTGAAGTCGATCAAGAACAAGATCGATTACTGCCGTCTCCACGCAATCGAGATATTTTACAACATGGCGCTTCTTGATGCCGAGATGGCGGGTTTCTGGGCGAAGCTTCCTTTGATTCGTAAGCTCTTGCTGTCTCATCCGGAGATTGAATTTCTGTGGTGGATGGATAGTGACGCAATGTTTACCGATATGGCATTCGAGGTTCCCTGGGAACGATACAAAGATCACAATTTTGTGATGCACGGTTGGAAGGAGATGATCTACGACGAAAAGAACTGGATTGGGCTGAACACGGGAAGTTTCCTGCTTAGGAACTGTCAGTGGTCTCTCGACATGCTTGACGCTTGGTCTCCCATGGGTCCGAAAGGGAAGATCAGAGACGATGCTGGAAAGATCCTCACTAGAGAGCTCAAGGGCCGGCCTGTTTTCGAGGCTGACGATCAGTCCGCCATGGTTTACCTCCTCATCACGCAGAGGGACAAGTGGGGCGACAAGGTATATCTCGAGAATGCTTATTACTTGCATGGATATTGGGGGATTTTGGTCGATAAATACGAGGAGATGATAGAGAACTATCACCCAGGACTGGGCGATCATCGATGGCCCTTGGTTACTCACTTTGTGGGTTGCAAGCCGTGTGGGAAATTTGGGGATTACTCTGTGGAGAGGTGCCTGAAGCAGATGGATCGAGCGTTCAATTTTGGTGACAATCAGATTCTGCAGATTTATGGGTTCACCCACAAATCGCTGGCTAGCCGTAGAGTGAAGAGGATTCGGAACGACACGAGCAATCCTCTCGAGGTCAAGGATGAACTTGGTTTGCTTCATCCCTCGTTCAAAGCTGTCAAGGTACCCGCTTCGTCTTGA
- the LOC122657544 gene encoding probable LRR receptor-like serine/threonine-protein kinase At3g47570, with product MGFSLVRLSICIINVNLLLLLLWCSCCMSLANGTDREALLAFKACISNDPFHVVSSWNDSIPYCEWSGVICGGRRHPNRVRALRLPSNGLVGSVAPEIGNLSFLREILLQNNSFHGEIPHEVSFLFRLRYLFLHNNSFEGEIPPNISRCSNLIMLNLAYNNIVGKIPVELGTLSKLQVISFAFNSLMGQIPPSFGNLSSLETISGAYNDLSGSIPDALGQLTRLMNLGLGRNKFSGTIPLTLYNLSSLAVFDVGFNQLQEKLPPNLGFSLPNLWRLSVYQNQFHGPIPISVSNLSKLEKLLLGKNSFTGKVAINFGGQSKLYWLSLFSNNLGSGGADDLNFINALTNCTSLSRLDLGENQFGGVFPNSIANLSTKLTKLFLSKNQLSGDIPVGIGNLVSLQFLGLSRNLLEGSIPASIGRLSMLGVLYLYENRFTGRIPSSLGNLTLLSDLYLGDNHLQGKIPSSLGKYKHLLHLVLCGNCFNGNIPREIFDISTLIELNLSRNSFFGSLPLEVGRLTNLGILDVSENMLSGEIPSTLGACTSLEYLFMEGNLFQGSIPFSLSFLRGLQDLDLSHNNFSGIIPKYLGTFKFLQKLNVSFNHLEGEVPTDGVFGNLSAISVIRNNNLCGGILELHLPSCQTQKSKENGKPNVFKLIGIICGCGGSLCLIFMTYFFIINWRRKERKESTLFLIDDHHFKISYAQLFKATDGFSSVNLIGLGSFGSVYKGVLNHGKTIVAVKVFNIRQRSASKSFMVECESLRNIRHRNLVKILTSCSSVDFEGNDFKALVYEFMPGGNLESWLHPHVNGIQDEQRHLNLIQRLNIVIDMATALDHLHHHCHTQIIHCDLKPSNILLDSDLTAHLGDFGISKFFSKATSRSQTHTSSIGIKGTIGYIAPEYGVGGDVSTHGDVYSYGILLLEMFTGKRPTHKMFKDNFNLHCWAEMAMHGGVMVVVDPSLLPMEEYKGEVATTVTNITGSRRCMKVRVQECLNSVIRIGVACSAESPWDRMDISDVVKELHMIRDIYLGADTH from the exons ATGGGTTTTTCCTTGGTGCGTCTGTCCATTTGCATTATTAAtgtcaatcttcttcttcttctcctctggtGTAGCTGCTGCATGAGCTTGGCAAATGGAACAGATCGGGAAGCCTTGCTAGCCTTCAAGGCTTGCATAAGCAATGATCCTTTTCATGTTGTGAGCTCCTGGAATGACTCCATACCCTATTGCGAGTGGTCAGGCGTTATATGTGGCGGTCGCCGGCATCCAAACAGGGTTAGAGCCTTGCGTTTACCGTCCAATGGATTGGTGGGGTCCGTGGCTCCAGAAATAGGAAACCTCAGTTTCCTTAGAGAGATTTTGCTCCAAAATAACAGTTTCCATGGTGAAATCCCTCATGAAGTAAGCTTTCTATTCAGACTTCGTTATTTATTCCTACACAATAATTCGTTTGAAGGGGAAATCCCACCCAACATATCACGATGCTCCAACCTTATAATGCTCAATTTAGCTTACAACAATATTGTGGGGAAAATTCCTGTAGAACTTGGCACCTTGTCAAAGCTTCAAGTCATTTCATTCGCTTTCAACAGTTTGATGGGACAAATCCCACCTTCCTTTGGGAATCTTTCATCTCTTGAAACCATTTCCGGAGCATACAATGATTTAAGTGGAAGTATTCCAGATGCCCTTGGCCAACTGACAAGATTAATGAATCTCGGGCTTGGTAGAAATAAGTTTTCCGGTACTATCCCTCTCACTCTATATAATCTTTCCTCACTTGCTGTTTTTGATGTCGGATTTAATCAACTTCAAGAGAAACTTCCACCAAATTTAGGCTTCAGTCTTCCAAATCTATGGCGGCTTTCAGTTTATCAAAACCAGTTTCATGGACCAATTCCAATTTCTGTGTCTAATTTGTCGAAACTCGAAAAACTTTTACTTGGCAAAAATAGTTTTACTGGGAAAGTGGCTATTAATTTTGGAGGCCAATCAAAACTCTATTGGCTTTCATTGTTCTccaataatttgggaagtggaGGGGCCGAtgacttgaattttatcaacGCATTGACCAACTGTACTAGTTTATCACGTTTGGACCTTGGTGAAAATCAGTTTGGTGGCGTGTTCCCCAACTCCATAGCAAATTTATCCACCAAATTGACAAAGCTCTTTCTGTCCAAAAATCAATTATCTGGAGACATCCCAGTGGGGATTGGGAACCTTGTAAGCTTACAGTTCTTGGGCCTATCTCGTAACTTACTAGAAGGAAGTATTCCGGCTTCAATTGGGAGACTTTCAATGCTAGGTGTACTCTATTTGTACGAGAACAGATTCACAGGGCGaatcccttcttctcttggaaaCTTGACATTATTGAGTGACCTCTATTTAGGAGATAATCATTTGCAAGGAAAAATACCTTCAAGTCTTGGAAAATACAAACATTTGTTACATTTGGTCCTTTGCGGTAATTGTTTCAATGGTAACATCCCCAGAGAGATATTTGATATTTCCACGTTAATAGAGCTAAACTTGAGTAGAAATTCTTTCTTTGGGTCTCTACCTTTGGAAGTGGGTCGACTGACCAATCTTGGAATCCTAGATGTTTCTGAGAACATGTTGTCTGGGGAAATCCCTAGCACCCTTGGTGCTTGTACAAGCCTAGAGTACCTTTTTATGGAGGGTAACTTATTTCAAGGATCTATACCATTTTCTCTGAGTTTTCTAAGAGGTCTCCAAGATTTAGATCTTTCACACAACAACTTCTCTGGTATTATCCCAAAATATTTGGGTACATTTAAGTTTTTACAAAAGTTAAATGTATCATTTAATCATTTGGAGGGTGAGGTACCAACAGATGGAGTCTTTGGAAATTTGAGTGCAATTTCAGTCATTAGAAACAATAACCTTTGTGGAGGTATACTAGAACTTCATTTGCCATCATGCcaaactcaaaagtcaaaagaAAATGGTAAGCCTAATGTTTTCAAGCTGATAGGCATCATATGTGGTTGTGGGGGGTCTTTATGTTTAATATTTATgacatattttttcattatcaactggagaagaaaagaaaggaaagaatccACTTTATTTTTGATAGATGATCATCATTTTAAGATCTCCTATGCCCAACTCTTTAAAGCAACCGATGGATTTTCTTCTGTAAATTTGATTGGATTGGGGAGTTTTGGTTCTGTGTACAAAGGAGTACTCAATCATGGGAAAACTATTGTTGCAGTAAAGGTCTTCAACATTAGACAAAGAAGTGCTTCCAAGAGTTTCATGGTTGAATGTGAATCCCTTAGAAACATACGACATCGTAATCTTGTAAAAATTTTAACCTCTTGCTCAAGTGTAGATTTTGAAGGCAATGATTTTAAGGCTTTAGTATATGAGTTCATGCCAGGTGGGAATTTGGAGAGTTGGTTACATCCACATGTAAATGGCATACAAGATGAACAAAGGCATTTAAATCTTATTCAAAGATTGAATATTGTCATTGATATGGCAACTGCATTGGATCATCTTCACCACCATTGCCATACACAAATTATTCACTGTGATCTAAAGCCAAGCAATATTCTTCTCGATAGTGATTTGACTGCACATTTGGGTGATTTCGGgatatcaaaatttttttcaaaagctACAAGTAGATCTCAAACTCACACGAGCTCAATCGGAATAAAGGGAACTATTGGATATATTGCGCCAG AATATGGTGTTGGTGGTGATGTCTCAACACATGGTGATGTCTATAGTTATGGGATTCTCTTGTTAGAGATGTTCACAGGGAAGCGGCCTACTCATAAAATGTTTAAAGATAACTTTAATCTTCACTGTTGGGCTGAGATGGCTATGCATGGTGGAGTGATGGTTGTCGTCGACCCATCACTTCTCCCTATGGAAGAATACAAAGGAGAGGTAGCAACAACTGTAACCAACATTACTGGAAGTCGAAGATGCATGAAGGTTAGAGTGCAAGAGTGCCTTAATTCAGTTATTAGAATTGGAGTTGCCTGCTCAGCTGAATCACCATGGGATCGAATGGACATAAGTGATGTGGTCAAAGAGCTACATATGATCAGGGACATATATCTTGGAGCTGACACTCACTGA